In the Bicyclus anynana chromosome 6, ilBicAnyn1.1, whole genome shotgun sequence genome, one interval contains:
- the LOC112055285 gene encoding probable DNA-directed RNA polymerases I and III subunit RPAC2 yields the protein MKISELPGDEDSGATCRTYVFQNESHTLGNALKCIINRYEDVQFCGYTVPHPAEAKMHFRIQTYETPALEVLKRGLKDLQKVCDHTIDLFEKEVKEFNKI from the exons atgaaaatttctgaa CTTCCTGGTGATGAGGATTCGGGAGCGACCTGTCGGACGTACGTCTTCCAAAATGAAAGTCATACTTTAGGAAATGCATTAAAATGTATCATAAATAGATA TGAAGATGTCCAGTTTTGTGGATACACAGTGCCTCACCCTGCAGAAGCTAAAATGCATTTCAGAATACAGACCTATGAAACACCAGCACTAGAAGTATTAAAAAGAGGACTTAAAGATTTACAGAAAGTATGTGATCACACAATAGATTTGTTTGAAAAGGAAGTTAAagagtttaataaaatataa
- the LOC112055280 gene encoding 40S ribosomal protein S2: MADAAPAGGRGGFRGGFGSRGGDRGRGGPRGRGRGRGRGRGRGKEDQKEWVPVTKLGRLVREGKIDKLESIYLFSLPIKEFEIIDFFLGASLNDEVLKIMPVQKQTRAGQRTRFKAFVAIGDNNGHIGLGVKCSKEVATAIRGAIILAKLSVLPVRRGYWGNKIGKPHTVPCKVTGKCGSVTVRLIPAPRGTGIVSAPVPKKLLQMAGVQDCYTSARGSTGTLGNFAKATYAAIAKTYAYLTPDLWRDIPLTKSPYSEFKV; encoded by the exons ATGGCGGACGCAGCTCCAGCCGGTGGCCGTGGCGGTTTTCGCGGTGGCTTTGGATCTCGTGGTGGCGACAGAGGCCGTGGCGGGCCACGTGGACGCGGCCGAGGTCGTGGTCGTGGCCGCGGACGCGGAAAGGAAGACCAAAAGGAGTGGGTGCCAGTGACCAAACTGGGACGCCTGGTGCGTGAAGGAAAGATCGACAAACTCGAGAGTATATACTTGTTCTCCCTGCCCATAAAAGAGTTCGAAATCATCGACTTCTTCCTTGGTGCATCATTGAACGATGAAGTATTGAAAATTATGCCAGTACAGAAGCAAACCAGAGCCGGTCAGCGTACACGTTTCAAGGCGTTTGTGGCCATTGGAGACAACAATGGTCACATTGGTCTCGGCGTCAAGTGCAGCAAAGAAGTCGCGACTGCAATTAGAGGTGCCATCATATTGGCCAAATTATCAGTCCTGCCTGTCCGAAGAGGTTACTGGGGTAACAAGATCGGAAAGCCCCATACTGTACCATGCAAG GTCACTGGCAAGTGTGGTTCCGTAACTGTAAGGCTGATCCCAGCTCCCCGTGGTACTGGAATTGTGTCGGCCCCAGTTCCTAAGAAGTTGCTCCAGATGGCTGGAGTACAGGATTGCTATACATCAGCGCGTGGTTCCACTGGCACTCTTGGAAACTTCGCTAAGGCTACTTATGCGGCTATTGCCAAGACCTACGCCTACCTAACTCCAGACTTGTGGAGAGACATCCCACTAACCAAGTCTCCATACTCTGAATTCAAAGtctaa